One Patescibacteria group bacterium DNA window includes the following coding sequences:
- a CDS encoding 4Fe-4S binding protein, with protein MAKKFKINKDRCIGCGTCVQSCDKATELGDDMKAKIIDQEKLEECGGAKVCPFGAIEEMEGDKIKK; from the coding sequence ATGGCTAAAAAATTCAAAATAAACAAAGATAGATGTATTGGTTGCGGAACCTGTGTTCAGTCATGCGACAAAGCAACCGAATTAGGAGATGATATGAAGGCAAAAATAATTGACCAGGAAAAATTAGAAGAATGTGGAGGGGCAAAAGTTTGTCCCTTTGGCGCGATAGAAGAAATGGAGGGAGATAAAATAAAAAAATAA